One window of Aerococcus tenax genomic DNA carries:
- the brnQ gene encoding branched-chain amino acid transport system II carrier protein — protein MTIKTKDILIIGFALFAIFFGAGNLIFPPYLGIVSGESWLSAALGFLTSDPFFPILGVLVTIYLGGRANDLGKRIHPQFGTVLAGIAIILIGPLFSVPRTGATTHEVFIQSLWPNIPIWLSSLVFFALTAYLALNPSKVINNIGKYLTPGILIILFFLVLVTLFNPPAPAAPSQIDQAFAYGFKEGYQTMDALGASLMASIVMSELKARGYSDKKTQMKAGALVGLVAFVLLAVVYLSLTYAGSTVSSLMAADIDRTASFNGTVTAILGQWGHLIMGICVALACLTTAIGLTSAFSNFFVEVSKGRWSYQAITLVAVAIEFLISLLGTNQIIFLASFVLTTIYPIFMVLILFSVFDRKISYDLTYTGAVIGAGAVGLVQALAGTGLGALESLFGPLAKFTYQLPLSQLGLEWLLPALLVAGAFSLYAAMKDKESASNT, from the coding sequence ATGACAATAAAAACCAAAGACATTTTAATCATCGGCTTTGCCCTCTTTGCGATCTTTTTTGGCGCTGGGAATTTAATCTTTCCTCCTTACCTAGGGATCGTCAGTGGGGAAAGTTGGCTGAGTGCTGCCCTGGGCTTCCTCACCTCTGACCCCTTCTTCCCAATCTTAGGAGTACTAGTTACCATCTACCTAGGCGGTCGGGCCAACGACCTGGGTAAGCGAATCCACCCTCAATTCGGGACTGTCCTAGCCGGAATTGCCATTATCTTAATTGGACCGCTCTTTTCAGTACCGCGGACTGGAGCAACCACCCATGAGGTCTTTATCCAGTCGCTCTGGCCCAATATTCCCATTTGGCTAAGCAGTCTGGTTTTCTTCGCTTTGACCGCTTACCTGGCTTTAAATCCAAGTAAGGTTATTAATAATATTGGAAAATATCTTACCCCCGGAATTCTGATTATTCTTTTTTTCTTAGTCCTAGTTACCCTATTCAATCCACCAGCTCCTGCAGCTCCCAGTCAAATTGACCAAGCTTTCGCCTATGGCTTTAAAGAAGGCTATCAAACCATGGATGCTCTAGGGGCTTCCTTAATGGCAAGCATTGTCATGTCAGAATTAAAGGCTCGCGGCTACAGTGACAAGAAGACCCAAATGAAAGCCGGCGCCTTAGTTGGATTGGTTGCCTTTGTTCTCTTAGCTGTGGTTTACCTCTCCCTGACTTACGCTGGTTCAACGGTTTCCAGCTTGATGGCTGCTGATATTGACCGGACTGCGAGTTTCAATGGAACGGTGACCGCGATTCTAGGGCAATGGGGGCACTTAATTATGGGAATTTGTGTCGCCCTGGCTTGTCTAACCACCGCTATTGGGCTAACCTCTGCTTTTAGTAACTTCTTTGTGGAAGTCTCCAAGGGACGTTGGTCCTACCAAGCCATCACCTTGGTGGCCGTCGCCATTGAATTTTTGATTTCTCTCTTAGGAACTAACCAGATCATTTTCCTGGCTTCCTTTGTATTAACTACCATCTATCCTATTTTCATGGTGCTGATTCTCTTCTCCGTCTTTGACCGAAAGATCAGCTACGACTTAACCTATACGGGGGCCGTTATTGGCGCTGGAGCCGTGGGACTGGTTCAAGCCTTGGCTGGCACTGGGTTAGGCGCGCTCGAAAGCCTCTTTGGCCCGCTCGCCAAATTCACTTACCAGCTTCCTCTTAGTCAACTGGGTTTAGAATGGCTCTTGCCAGCATTATTAGTCGCTGGCGCCTTCAGTCTCTACGCTGCCATGAAAGATAAAGAGTCAGCAAGCAATACTTAA
- a CDS encoding DUF554 domain-containing protein, whose product MAITGALVNAGLILLAGILGRFFGHFIQDDLAKAINQVLGLSVVLIAIQGALTTKSIIVVILSMVVGVIIGQLIDIDGRLNRWGNRIQSRLAGPDPESQFAEGLVTAVLITCVGAMGIVGAIQSGLYHDHATLFAKSILDFIIVLILGATYGMSPAFASLPILCYEGGIALLAQWLAPYLPEASLNELSAVGSLLIGVIGLSLLGVKDFKVSNMLPATFIPLILVPLFQYLGLY is encoded by the coding sequence ATGGCAATAACGGGTGCGTTGGTGAATGCTGGCTTGATTTTACTAGCTGGTATCTTGGGGAGGTTCTTTGGGCATTTTATCCAGGACGATTTGGCTAAGGCTATTAATCAGGTCTTGGGTCTGTCGGTGGTTTTGATCGCTATTCAAGGCGCCTTGACCACAAAGAGTATTATCGTCGTCATTTTATCCATGGTGGTGGGGGTCATTATAGGCCAGCTGATAGATATTGATGGCCGGCTTAACCGCTGGGGCAATCGGATTCAAAGTCGGCTTGCAGGTCCAGACCCTGAGTCGCAATTTGCTGAAGGCTTAGTCACAGCGGTTTTGATTACTTGTGTTGGTGCCATGGGTATTGTAGGAGCTATCCAGTCCGGCTTATATCATGACCATGCGACCTTATTTGCTAAATCGATTTTGGACTTTATTATTGTGCTTATTCTTGGGGCAACCTATGGGATGAGTCCAGCTTTTGCCAGTTTACCGATTCTCTGTTATGAAGGGGGCATTGCTCTCCTAGCTCAGTGGCTAGCTCCTTACTTGCCGGAAGCCTCTCTCAATGAGTTATCAGCAGTTGGATCCCTTCTGATTGGGGTGATTGGGCTGAGCCTCTTGGGTGTTAAGGACTTCAAAGTCTCGAACATGTTGCCAGCTACCTTCATCCCCCTGATACTGGTTCCACTCTTTCAATATTTGGGCTTATATTAA
- a CDS encoding dicarboxylate/amino acid:cation symporter, which produces MTKRLEKRKIGLVPRIILAIILGIIVGRLPIVPEFVLQIFATFTTIFSDFLSFVIPFMIIGFVVQGIADLSHGAGKLLGITVLTSYISTVIGGLLAYLVASNLFPLFITTDLVDQLSQAGEGIKPLFTIPLEPFFDVTGAIIFAFMMGLGISWLRQHGRGKVLYEAFSDFGGIISQVLATIIVPLLPVYIFGNIANLAYTGTVFAILNVFWKVFICVLIMHLLYITFLFFVFGTYAGKNPIELIKNQIPGYMTALGTQSSAATIPVNVKCALKNGVSEGIANFVVPLCATIHLAGSIITITSCATTLLLIYDMPHGFLMMLGFILMLGVAMVAAPGTPGGAIMSALPFLPMIGIASQAMQQIMISLYITQDSFGTAANVSGDNAIAVFIDKIYQEKIKSNDQ; this is translated from the coding sequence ATGACCAAACGTCTTGAAAAACGGAAAATTGGTTTGGTTCCTCGTATTATTTTAGCGATTATCTTAGGAATTATTGTGGGCCGCTTACCAATTGTTCCCGAATTTGTACTACAGATCTTTGCAACTTTCACTACGATTTTCTCTGACTTCCTCAGCTTTGTCATTCCCTTTATGATCATTGGCTTTGTGGTCCAAGGGATCGCTGACTTGAGCCACGGGGCAGGGAAATTACTGGGGATAACAGTCTTAACCTCTTATATTTCGACTGTCATTGGTGGGTTACTGGCCTATCTGGTTGCCAGCAACCTCTTCCCGCTCTTCATTACGACTGACCTGGTTGACCAACTCAGTCAAGCCGGTGAGGGGATCAAGCCCTTATTTACCATTCCCTTAGAGCCTTTCTTTGATGTGACGGGAGCAATTATTTTTGCCTTCATGATGGGACTGGGGATTTCCTGGTTACGTCAACACGGTCGCGGGAAAGTTCTCTATGAAGCCTTTAGTGACTTTGGCGGGATCATCAGTCAAGTGCTGGCCACGATTATTGTCCCCCTCCTACCGGTTTACATTTTTGGTAATATTGCCAACTTGGCCTACACGGGGACGGTCTTTGCGATTTTAAATGTCTTTTGGAAGGTCTTTATCTGCGTGTTGATTATGCATTTACTTTATATTACTTTCCTCTTCTTTGTCTTTGGGACCTATGCCGGCAAGAATCCGATCGAACTCATCAAAAATCAAATCCCTGGCTACATGACTGCCCTAGGAACTCAATCCTCAGCTGCCACCATTCCAGTCAATGTGAAATGCGCCTTAAAGAACGGCGTTTCTGAAGGGATCGCTAACTTTGTAGTACCGCTCTGTGCGACTATCCATTTAGCAGGGTCGATTATCACCATCACTTCCTGCGCAACAACCCTGTTATTGATTTATGATATGCCTCATGGCTTCTTGATGATGCTCGGTTTTATCTTAATGTTAGGGGTTGCTATGGTAGCTGCTCCAGGAACTCCTGGGGGTGCGATTATGTCTGCTTTACCTTTCCTCCCCATGATTGGGATCGCCAGCCAAGCCATGCAACAAATTATGATCTCCCTATATATTACCCAAGATAGCTTTGGCACCGCTGCTAATGTGTCTGGAGATAATGCCATCGCCGTCTTTATCGATAAAATCTACCAAGAAAAAATTAAGTCCAATGACCAATAA
- a CDS encoding rhodanese-like domain-containing protein produces the protein MKEVTIEEFHKIVENEDDLNILDVRPRELYEEGHVPGAKHFPLSQIEDHLDELDKDKHYYAICHDGKGSKKASEILDENGFDVTNVEKGVPDYPGELEKA, from the coding sequence ATGAAAGAAGTTACTATTGAAGAATTTCATAAAATTGTCGAGAATGAAGATGATCTTAACATTTTAGATGTTCGTCCACGCGAACTCTATGAAGAAGGTCACGTGCCTGGAGCCAAACATTTTCCTCTTTCACAAATTGAAGACCATCTTGATGAATTAGACAAAGACAAACATTACTATGCAATTTGCCATGATGGTAAAGGCTCTAAAAAAGCCAGCGAAATTTTAGATGAGAACGGCTTTGACGTTACCAACGTCGAAAAAGGCGTTCCTGACTACCCAGGAGAACTGGAAAAAGCTTAA
- a CDS encoding NAD-dependent epimerase/dehydratase family protein gives MRIIVAGGDGFCGWPTALYLSKQGHDVTIVDNLVRRQYDKELNSNSITPIASLNERVDKWKELTGKDISVYQGDLNHYDFLSIVFKEFQPEAFVHYAEQRSAPYSMIDRDHARYTQANNVLGNLNVLFAIHDYAPDCHLIKLGTMGEYGTPNIDIEEGWLEVEHKGRTDRMLYPKKPGSFYHLTKVHDSHNIEFACRSWGIRATDLNQGVVYGVNTQETAMDPVLYNRFDYDGIFGTVFNRFVVQTANGLPMSVYGKGGQTRGFINIEDTVRCIEIAALNPAERGEFRVFNQMTEQFSVMDMAHKVEKVAQEMGLNPVINHVDNPRVEEEEHYFNAVMTELKDLGLDPHYLTDEVTKNLLELAMENKDRAHQEVIMNSPSWK, from the coding sequence ATGAGAATCATCGTAGCAGGCGGAGACGGATTTTGTGGTTGGCCTACCGCCTTATATCTATCCAAACAGGGTCATGATGTGACAATTGTCGATAATTTAGTGCGTCGGCAATACGATAAGGAGCTCAACTCCAATTCCATCACGCCCATTGCCTCCCTCAACGAACGTGTTGATAAATGGAAAGAATTAACCGGAAAAGACATTAGTGTTTACCAAGGTGACTTAAACCACTATGACTTTCTTTCCATTGTCTTTAAAGAATTTCAACCAGAAGCTTTTGTTCACTATGCAGAACAACGCTCTGCGCCTTATTCCATGATTGACCGAGACCACGCCCGCTATACCCAAGCTAATAATGTCTTAGGGAACCTCAATGTCCTCTTTGCTATCCATGACTATGCCCCAGATTGCCACCTGATTAAATTAGGCACCATGGGAGAGTATGGAACGCCAAATATCGACATCGAAGAAGGCTGGTTAGAAGTTGAACATAAGGGCCGCACTGACCGCATGCTTTACCCTAAGAAACCAGGGTCTTTCTATCATTTAACCAAGGTGCATGATTCTCATAATATTGAATTTGCTTGCCGATCCTGGGGCATTCGGGCGACTGATTTAAACCAAGGGGTCGTTTATGGGGTCAATACCCAAGAAACCGCTATGGATCCCGTTCTTTACAACCGCTTTGACTATGATGGCATCTTTGGGACGGTCTTTAACCGTTTTGTGGTCCAAACGGCCAATGGTTTACCAATGTCGGTTTATGGTAAGGGTGGTCAAACCCGGGGCTTCATCAATATTGAAGATACCGTCCGCTGTATTGAAATTGCCGCCCTTAATCCCGCTGAACGGGGAGAGTTCCGCGTCTTTAACCAAATGACTGAACAATTCTCAGTCATGGATATGGCTCACAAGGTAGAAAAAGTGGCCCAAGAAATGGGATTAAATCCTGTCATTAACCATGTCGATAACCCACGGGTGGAAGAAGAAGAACATTATTTCAATGCGGTAATGACTGAGTTGAAAGACTTAGGCTTGGATCCACACTACTTAACCGATGAAGTGACCAAGAACCTGCTGGAACTGGCCATGGAGAACAAGGACCGTGCTCACCAAGAAGTGATCATGAATTCACCTTCCTGGAAGTAA
- a CDS encoding glycosyltransferase family 4 protein — translation MKIVIITETFLPATDGVVTRLTHAIDYMLDCGHEVVIYAPEMEEMPIQYKEALIIPFKAVWFPFYRYRPWAIPSTDIQKQLAIDEPDIVHSVNPVGFAAAGIHYAVKMDIPLVASFHTNVPQYLSYYHLDVLSPVIWSYLRHWHNLAVANMVTSQAMYDLLADNAIENLVILPKGVDLDQRDPKFYSEHMRERLTADPKRNKLLLFVGRIAAEKEIDSLLPWLEQRDDVNLAIVGDGPEKEDLEEKFAHLPVTFTGFLHGEELSAAYASADAFIFPSVSETLGLVITEAMASGLPVIAAESAPTNEQIKHLENGLIYQQGDTDSLDQCLALLDQEGVIENIVAKGQDYAQQFSWENASQAMVAVYESVLEKQKKVE, via the coding sequence ATGAAAATCGTAATAATCACGGAAACCTTCTTGCCGGCAACGGATGGGGTAGTGACCCGTTTAACCCATGCCATTGACTATATGTTGGACTGTGGCCATGAGGTGGTTATTTATGCTCCCGAGATGGAGGAAATGCCCATACAATATAAGGAGGCTTTGATTATTCCTTTTAAAGCGGTCTGGTTTCCCTTCTATCGTTACCGGCCCTGGGCCATTCCAAGCACTGATATTCAAAAGCAGTTAGCTATTGATGAGCCGGATATTGTGCATTCGGTTAATCCAGTAGGCTTCGCTGCTGCCGGAATCCATTATGCGGTCAAGATGGACATTCCTTTAGTGGCCAGTTTCCATACTAACGTTCCCCAATATCTTTCTTATTATCACTTGGATGTATTGTCTCCAGTCATCTGGTCCTATTTGCGCCACTGGCATAATTTAGCCGTGGCGAATATGGTCACTAGTCAGGCCATGTATGACTTATTGGCTGACAATGCTATTGAAAATTTGGTCATTTTGCCTAAGGGAGTGGACCTTGACCAACGTGATCCTAAATTTTATTCAGAGCACATGCGGGAGCGTTTGACGGCTGACCCCAAGCGGAACAAATTATTGCTCTTTGTGGGCCGGATTGCTGCGGAAAAGGAGATCGATAGCTTACTCCCTTGGCTAGAGCAACGTGATGATGTTAACTTAGCTATTGTGGGGGATGGCCCGGAAAAAGAAGACTTGGAAGAAAAATTTGCCCATCTACCGGTAACTTTTACCGGTTTCTTGCATGGGGAAGAACTGTCAGCAGCCTATGCCAGTGCCGATGCCTTTATCTTTCCCTCGGTTAGTGAAACCTTGGGCCTAGTGATTACTGAAGCCATGGCTTCGGGACTGCCAGTGATTGCTGCTGAATCAGCTCCAACTAATGAACAGATTAAGCACTTAGAAAATGGGCTCATTTATCAACAAGGGGATACGGATTCCTTAGACCAATGCTTGGCGCTCCTAGACCAAGAAGGTGTCATAGAAAATATTGTGGCTAAGGGGCAAGACTACGCCCAACAGTTTTCCTGGGAAAATGCTTCCCAGGCCATGGTGGCTGTCTATGAGTCTGTCTTAGAAAAACAGAAAAAAGTAGAGTAA
- a CDS encoding HdeD family acid-resistance protein, with protein MKENKWEFSQLISGILWILAGLAFILWQGQALLGLNSLVAWVIGLQGIFRILAQVIFDKNAGGAKNRIFQLFVALGQVVVAFIMLSFPISSTYFLMRVIGIYQLLMGLVSFVSYCLMRIDHVPGRLKRLLFALVHLIFALASLFLPIQDHNVLFWLGLYLVFIGLTYISDARISLPSRSQDQKIKRRFRFPVPIVFNLLEPNRLANKLNHFIRQEVEDELAFSTAYQDYMEENETGAVDSLQVLVQTSNAHLDLIGHLNIAYHGTVYSYGNHDVDSGHLFRSIGDGVLCKIDHQKSIEFELANGITIFEYDIQLNQRQKEALEAKLAKIDDLLIPWSPKTESQCDSFGGRLKRATDCDMFKFKAGQYKTYFVFGSNCVLFCDEIIGSIGLDQFLMVGVMTPGTYFDYFNKQYEKGSTPVINRRIYSTDLLQFTQLDKLKDR; from the coding sequence GTGAAAGAAAATAAATGGGAGTTTTCTCAGCTGATCTCGGGAATTCTATGGATATTAGCCGGACTAGCCTTTATCTTATGGCAGGGGCAGGCTTTATTAGGCTTGAATAGTTTGGTGGCTTGGGTTATTGGTTTACAAGGGATTTTTCGTATATTAGCCCAAGTGATCTTTGATAAAAATGCTGGTGGGGCCAAGAACCGTATTTTCCAGCTCTTTGTCGCTTTAGGACAGGTTGTCGTCGCTTTTATTATGTTGTCTTTCCCTATTTCATCAACCTATTTTTTGATGCGGGTGATTGGGATTTACCAATTATTAATGGGCTTGGTGTCCTTTGTTAGTTACTGCTTAATGCGGATCGACCATGTGCCTGGCCGACTTAAGCGGCTCTTATTTGCCTTGGTCCATTTGATTTTTGCTTTGGCGAGTTTGTTTTTGCCTATCCAAGATCATAATGTCCTCTTCTGGCTAGGCCTTTACCTGGTCTTCATTGGACTGACTTATATCTCTGATGCTAGGATCAGCTTGCCGAGTCGAAGCCAAGATCAGAAGATTAAGCGGCGATTTCGTTTTCCAGTGCCTATTGTGTTTAACCTACTAGAGCCGAATCGTTTGGCCAATAAGTTAAATCATTTTATCCGTCAAGAGGTAGAAGATGAGCTGGCCTTTAGTACGGCTTATCAGGATTATATGGAAGAAAATGAGACCGGTGCGGTTGATAGCCTGCAAGTCTTGGTCCAAACCTCCAATGCTCATCTAGACTTGATCGGTCATTTAAATATTGCCTACCATGGAACGGTTTATTCTTATGGTAATCACGACGTCGATTCGGGGCACTTGTTTCGTTCAATTGGGGACGGTGTCTTATGTAAGATCGACCACCAAAAAAGTATTGAGTTTGAATTGGCCAATGGGATTACGATTTTTGAATATGATATTCAATTAAACCAGCGTCAAAAGGAAGCTTTGGAAGCCAAATTAGCTAAAATCGATGACTTACTCATTCCCTGGTCACCGAAAACTGAGAGTCAGTGTGATTCCTTTGGCGGACGCTTAAAACGCGCCACCGATTGCGACATGTTTAAGTTTAAAGCCGGCCAGTATAAGACTTATTTTGTCTTTGGGAGTAATTGTGTGCTCTTCTGTGATGAAATTATTGGTTCTATTGGCTTGGACCAATTTTTGATGGTAGGAGTGATGACTCCGGGGACCTATTTTGACTATTTTAATAAGCAATATGAGAAAGGCTCCACACCGGTCATTAATCGGAGAATTTATTCCACTGACTTATTGCAATTTACCCAGCTAGATAAATTGAAAGATCGATAA
- a CDS encoding NUDIX hydrolase N-terminal domain-containing protein, giving the protein MEEDKLVEIAIELQSIAQAGLHYGRDDFDRERYQRIRDIAAEIMAEKAQLNWQEVQDLFCGDEGYQTPKVDTRAAIIQDDEILLVKERNGLWSLPGGWCEMNMSPMENTIKEAQEEAGRKVRVKSVIAVQDRDKHNQPPYAYSIVKIFYLCEDLGGQYQENIETSDSQYFKADQLPELDPERTTQEQIAMCFQAYQSENWQTQFD; this is encoded by the coding sequence ATGGAAGAAGATAAATTAGTTGAGATTGCTATCGAATTACAAAGTATTGCCCAGGCCGGCTTGCATTACGGGCGTGATGATTTCGACCGGGAACGTTACCAAAGGATTCGCGATATTGCGGCAGAGATTATGGCTGAGAAAGCGCAGCTCAATTGGCAAGAAGTCCAAGACCTCTTTTGTGGGGATGAGGGTTATCAAACCCCGAAAGTGGATACCCGGGCAGCGATTATCCAAGATGATGAGATCTTATTAGTGAAGGAACGCAATGGCCTATGGTCCTTACCTGGCGGCTGGTGTGAGATGAATATGTCTCCGATGGAAAATACCATCAAGGAGGCCCAGGAAGAAGCTGGGCGTAAGGTGAGGGTGAAGTCGGTCATCGCTGTCCAAGATCGTGATAAACATAACCAACCGCCTTATGCTTATAGTATTGTAAAAATATTTTACCTGTGTGAAGACTTGGGCGGTCAGTACCAAGAGAATATTGAAACCAGTGATAGTCAGTACTTTAAAGCTGACCAATTGCCAGAGTTGGACCCAGAACGAACTACCCAAGAGCAAATTGCTATGTGCTTTCAAGCTTATCAAAGTGAGAACTGGCAGACCCAGTTTGATTAA
- a CDS encoding SAP domain-containing protein, with amino-acid sequence MGLFDFFKKFTSQEENNQNKMNIAINIENEIPAILKKKLPNGLLPGEIILMDWVRGKSAPLNYPQYFELSYGINPSHSTVKLFQKGYLEYSNDPCLALSNLTVSELKAILKSHNLKVSGKKSELINRIIENEAYNDQEINSEKIYDISSAGLAYFRPYSYIVEAHKDRYVPVDEIIQYQDTFPDWCTNYNDMKWAYLGIKGMEYWQSYSFGLLRNNYSARADMLLREGRLIDSLRDYIVVTLYDCSGLDNSCEFTKKAHYMEDQAVEYMLDKIIKINNKIDSKDYEEAFQGAITEFSPAMHLTYIDKEDLLYFKKELRNPSKKRIDNYLKKYDKPEFY; translated from the coding sequence ATGGGCTTATTTGATTTTTTTAAGAAATTTACAAGCCAAGAGGAAAACAATCAAAATAAAATGAATATTGCTATTAATATTGAAAATGAAATACCCGCAATTTTAAAAAAGAAATTGCCTAACGGCTTATTACCTGGAGAAATTATATTAATGGACTGGGTTAGGGGAAAATCAGCCCCCTTAAATTACCCTCAATATTTTGAGTTGTCTTATGGCATTAACCCTAGTCATTCAACTGTTAAATTGTTTCAAAAAGGATATTTAGAATATTCAAACGATCCATGTTTGGCTCTTTCAAATTTAACTGTTTCAGAACTGAAAGCTATTTTGAAAAGCCACAATTTAAAAGTATCGGGAAAGAAGTCAGAATTAATTAATCGGATAATTGAAAACGAAGCATATAATGATCAGGAGATTAATTCAGAAAAAATCTATGATATATCAAGTGCAGGATTAGCGTATTTTCGGCCATACTCTTATATAGTAGAAGCGCACAAGGACAGATATGTTCCCGTAGATGAAATTATTCAATATCAAGATACTTTCCCAGATTGGTGTACTAATTACAATGATATGAAATGGGCCTACCTTGGTATAAAAGGGATGGAATATTGGCAAAGTTATTCTTTTGGTCTTCTTAGAAATAACTATTCTGCTAGAGCTGATATGCTTTTAAGAGAAGGCAGACTAATTGATTCGCTTAGAGATTATATTGTTGTAACGCTTTATGATTGCAGTGGCCTCGACAATTCTTGCGAATTTACAAAGAAGGCTCATTATATGGAAGATCAAGCAGTCGAGTATATGCTTGACAAGATAATAAAAATAAACAATAAAATTGATAGTAAGGATTACGAGGAAGCTTTTCAGGGAGCTATAACTGAATTTAGCCCTGCTATGCATTTGACGTATATTGATAAAGAAGATTTGTTATATTTCAAGAAAGAATTACGTAATCCAAGCAAAAAAAGAATTGATAATTATTTAAAGAAGTATGATAAACCAGAGTTTTATTGA
- a CDS encoding plasmid mobilization protein — MTQEKKRPRGRPATGRKRNIDIGMKVTREERDYLKNQAKKYGLTLADYFLTVAKEYEKKH; from the coding sequence GTGACACAAGAAAAGAAACGCCCTCGTGGACGTCCAGCAACAGGGCGGAAGCGCAATATAGATATCGGGATGAAAGTCACTAGAGAAGAAAGAGATTATCTAAAAAATCAAGCAAAGAAATATGGTCTTACCCTAGCTGACTACTTTTTAACAGTAGCCAAGGAATATGAAAAGAAGCATTAG
- a CDS encoding glutathione S-transferase C-terminal domain-containing protein — protein MTTVYAKDYDYPVESARYQLVISQSCPFAQRTDIVRSLLGLEEVIGKSVTSPIKTDKIWDFSNQSGNKDAVLDVEYLSELYHNTNSEYDGPYSVPALVDLTTKKVVNQESLDIIKDFSTRFKDLGTSQVGDLYPEDQRQAIDQCFDWVGADLIGAPAKAHKASDQAEYDQYADQFFDRLTEIDQVLADQDYLVGDHLTLADVVLYTPLVRFDTTYYTAFQVNKYRLRDFPNLWSHLQKLHQIPAFQQSTNFQAIKEGTYLGKNGRDSFGKEILPQGPVLDMWEVK, from the coding sequence ATGACAACCGTTTATGCCAAAGATTATGATTATCCCGTTGAGAGTGCTCGCTATCAATTAGTGATTTCCCAGTCTTGTCCCTTTGCACAAAGAACCGATATTGTGCGTTCTTTGTTAGGTTTGGAGGAAGTGATTGGAAAATCAGTCACTTCTCCGATTAAGACGGATAAGATTTGGGACTTTTCCAACCAGTCGGGTAATAAAGATGCTGTCTTAGATGTGGAATATTTGAGTGAACTCTACCATAATACCAACTCTGAATATGATGGGCCCTATTCAGTACCAGCCCTAGTTGACTTGACCACCAAAAAAGTGGTCAACCAAGAATCCCTCGACATTATCAAAGATTTTTCTACTCGCTTTAAGGACTTAGGGACAAGTCAAGTGGGGGACTTGTATCCTGAAGACCAACGCCAAGCGATTGACCAATGCTTTGACTGGGTGGGTGCTGACCTTATCGGAGCGCCAGCAAAGGCCCACAAGGCCAGTGACCAAGCAGAATACGATCAATATGCCGATCAATTCTTTGACCGACTAACAGAAATCGACCAAGTTCTAGCTGACCAGGATTATTTAGTGGGCGACCACTTGACCCTAGCGGATGTGGTTCTCTACACCCCCTTAGTGCGTTTTGATACCACTTATTACACGGCCTTTCAGGTCAATAAGTACCGCTTAAGAGACTTCCCCAATTTATGGAGTCATTTACAGAAATTACACCAAATTCCTGCCTTCCAGCAATCGACTAACTTTCAAGCCATCAAGGAAGGCACCTACCTGGGTAAGAATGGACGCGATTCCTTTGGTAAAGAAATCCTGCCCCAAGGTCCAGTTTTGGATATGTGGGAAGTGAAATAA